One Chryseobacterium indoltheticum DNA segment encodes these proteins:
- a CDS encoding glutaminyl-peptide cyclotransferase: MKNKIIVGFAALLMVMSCNNDEKILTSLADYNASMETTGYHFGDKLDIPKDVLDNAESITISFGEKESTSLIVDPKYFTLGDNAVTFNIKTKGGETLYQDATINVYSKSPEQNLNYEIVAEYPHDPENFTQGFQIDGNTVYESEGQYGSSRLITYKLGENTPIKETKQPDDVFSEGSTIAGDKVYQLTWENKKGFIYDKNTLSLVSEFAYPDMMVKGWGLTYDGKNLIASDGTKNLYFLDAKDPSKMVKYISVAGNTSVYDQLNELEFYKGFIYANVWHKPIILKINPANGEVVGKFDFTKIADPFTKADSENVLNGIAFKGDNMVITGKKWSKIYEVAIK; this comes from the coding sequence ATGAAAAATAAGATAATTGTAGGTTTTGCAGCTTTACTTATGGTAATGTCTTGTAATAACGACGAAAAAATATTGACTTCTTTAGCTGATTATAACGCATCAATGGAAACTACAGGTTACCATTTTGGTGATAAACTGGATATTCCTAAAGACGTTTTAGATAATGCAGAAAGCATTACCATCAGTTTTGGAGAAAAAGAGTCTACAAGCCTTATTGTAGACCCTAAATATTTTACGCTAGGTGATAATGCCGTAACTTTTAATATTAAAACTAAAGGTGGCGAAACTTTATATCAGGATGCAACCATTAATGTATACAGCAAAAGTCCAGAGCAAAATTTAAACTATGAAATTGTTGCTGAATATCCGCACGATCCGGAAAACTTTACACAAGGTTTCCAGATTGATGGCAATACAGTGTATGAAAGTGAAGGACAATACGGTTCGTCAAGATTGATCACTTATAAACTTGGAGAAAACACTCCTATTAAAGAAACAAAACAACCTGATGATGTTTTTTCGGAAGGAAGTACAATTGCTGGCGATAAAGTGTATCAGCTGACTTGGGAAAACAAAAAAGGATTTATTTACGATAAAAATACTTTGAGCTTGGTTTCAGAATTTGCTTATCCCGATATGATGGTGAAAGGTTGGGGTTTAACGTATGACGGTAAAAACCTTATTGCTTCTGACGGTACAAAGAATCTTTACTTTTTAGATGCAAAAGATCCTTCGAAAATGGTGAAATACATTTCTGTGGCAGGAAATACTTCAGTATATGATCAATTAAACGAGCTGGAATTTTATAAAGGATTTATCTATGCAAATGTTTGGCACAAACCGATAATTTTAAAAATTAATCCTGCAAACGGAGAAGTTGTCGGGAAATTTGATTTTACAAAAATTGCCGATCCTTTTACCAAAGCAGACAGTGAAAATGTATTAAACGGAATAGCTTTCAAAGGTGATAACATGGTAATTACCGGAAAAAAATGGTCTAAAATCTATGAAGTTGCCATCAAATAG
- a CDS encoding Na+/H+ antiporter: protein MIHDYVIISIAVLLSVMILVMVGQKLKVAYPIFLVIAGLLVSFIPGMPQIEIEPDLVFLIFLPPILFEAAWFTSWQDFHKWRKQIFSMAFGLVFLTSIVVAYLSSSIIPGLTVAMGFLLGGVNSPPDAVAATSVLKNMKIPKKITTILEGESLINDASSLIVFKFALAAVISGQFIFREAVTDFFTMAIGGVAVGIGAGFVFGKFLRLIPSNSNIDTVITLIVPYVMYVAAEHFHFSGVLAVVAGGLLMSYNSHCYLSHTSRIQTGNVWSVIIFLMNTIIFILIGLELPIVVAAMKDYTISEGIFYSIVIGGAIIFTRLAYSYAIVYVPRLLSKKLRQENPKPDWKEPFIISFAAMRGVVSLAAALSIPVYISPGEAFPHRNIILFVTFVIILITLVGQGLLLSPILKFLKIEDAGSELPEEKQEAILMKKLKETALEKLTSDFSELSENNSLVRHQIYKLENEMKLIADKAQCMGSAVDYASAMNENKDVLRQVIQAQRNELHRIKREKAFDDHVLRTIEMQLDFDEAKITGFAH, encoded by the coding sequence ATGATTCACGATTATGTAATTATTTCCATCGCTGTACTTTTATCGGTGATGATTTTGGTGATGGTAGGGCAGAAACTCAAAGTAGCTTATCCGATTTTTCTTGTGATTGCAGGTTTACTCGTAAGCTTCATTCCGGGAATGCCGCAAATAGAAATTGAGCCCGATTTGGTATTTCTCATATTTCTTCCGCCCATTTTATTTGAAGCGGCCTGGTTTACTTCGTGGCAGGATTTTCATAAATGGCGAAAACAGATATTTTCAATGGCATTCGGATTGGTTTTTTTAACATCGATTGTCGTTGCCTATCTTTCGTCATCCATTATTCCGGGATTAACTGTTGCAATGGGATTTCTTTTGGGTGGTGTAAATTCTCCTCCGGATGCGGTCGCAGCAACTTCTGTTTTAAAAAACATGAAAATTCCAAAAAAAATCACCACCATTTTAGAAGGCGAAAGTTTGATTAATGATGCATCGAGTTTAATTGTATTTAAATTTGCTTTGGCTGCGGTAATTTCAGGACAATTTATTTTCCGTGAAGCGGTAACCGATTTCTTTACAATGGCGATTGGTGGTGTCGCTGTAGGAATTGGAGCAGGTTTTGTTTTTGGAAAATTTTTAAGATTAATTCCTTCCAATTCAAATATTGATACCGTAATTACTCTGATTGTTCCGTATGTAATGTATGTTGCGGCAGAACATTTTCATTTTTCAGGAGTCTTGGCGGTTGTTGCAGGAGGTTTGTTGATGTCTTATAATTCGCATTGTTATTTAAGCCATACGTCGAGAATTCAGACCGGAAATGTCTGGAGTGTCATTATTTTCTTAATGAATACCATTATTTTCATTTTGATCGGACTTGAATTACCAATCGTAGTTGCTGCAATGAAAGATTACACTATTTCAGAAGGTATTTTTTACAGTATTGTGATTGGGGGCGCTATTATTTTCACACGTTTAGCTTACAGTTATGCGATTGTTTATGTTCCAAGACTTTTGTCAAAAAAGCTACGGCAGGAAAATCCGAAACCAGATTGGAAAGAACCATTTATCATCAGTTTTGCAGCAATGAGAGGCGTAGTTTCTTTGGCTGCTGCTCTTTCAATTCCTGTTTATATAAGTCCGGGAGAAGCATTTCCACACAGAAATATTATTCTGTTTGTGACTTTTGTGATTATTCTGATTACTTTGGTTGGGCAAGGATTATTGCTTTCGCCAATTTTAAAATTCTTAAAAATTGAAGATGCAGGAAGTGAACTTCCGGAAGAAAAACAGGAAGCTATTTTAATGAAAAAATTAAAAGAAACTGCACTCGAAAAACTGACTTCAGATTTCTCCGAATTGTCTGAAAACAACAGTCTCGTAAGACATCAGATTTATAAACTGGAAAATGAAATGAAATTAATTGCCGATAAAGCACAATGTATGGGCTCGGCGGTAGATTATGCATCAGCAATGAATGAAAATAAAGATGTTTTAAGACAAGTCATTCAGGCGCAGAGAAACGAACTTCATCGCATAAAACGTGAAAAAGCTTTTGACGATCATGTTTTGCGAACGATAGAAATGCAGCTCGATTTTGATGAAGCCAAGATTACAGGTTTTGCCCATTAA
- a CDS encoding DUF2490 domain-containing protein: MKFFKKLAVSVLCFGSILSFAQESGLGAWYMYFGNNKISKKLNFHNEIQYRNFDGIGDLEQLLIRTGIGYDLTENNNNVLLGYGFILSQPYVKGEKSENIEHRIFQQFITKQKFGRFNLQHRYRLEERFLQDDFRMRFRYLLGLNIPINNKEMLPKTVYISAYNEIFLNLDSPVFDRNRVYGALGFIINKNMRIEAGYMNQLQENKNRGQIQIGFYNNIPFTKN; the protein is encoded by the coding sequence ATGAAGTTTTTTAAAAAGTTAGCTGTTTCTGTTTTGTGTTTTGGAAGTATCCTGTCATTTGCTCAGGAAAGTGGTTTGGGAGCTTGGTATATGTATTTTGGGAATAATAAAATCAGCAAAAAACTGAATTTCCATAATGAGATTCAATACCGTAATTTTGATGGAATTGGTGATTTGGAGCAATTGTTAATTCGTACCGGAATTGGTTATGATTTGACAGAGAATAACAATAATGTTTTGTTGGGTTATGGTTTTATTTTGAGTCAGCCTTATGTAAAAGGTGAAAAATCAGAAAATATTGAGCACCGTATTTTCCAGCAGTTTATTACAAAACAGAAGTTTGGAAGATTTAATCTGCAACACCGTTACCGTTTAGAAGAACGTTTTTTACAGGATGATTTCAGGATGAGGTTCCGTTATTTATTGGGATTGAATATTCCGATTAATAACAAAGAAATGTTGCCCAAAACAGTGTATATTTCAGCTTATAATGAGATTTTTCTTAATTTAGACAGTCCTGTTTTCGATAGAAATCGAGTTTATGGAGCTTTAGGATTTATCATTAATAAAAATATGAGAATTGAAGCAGGATATATGAACCAGCTTCAGGAGAATAAAAACCGGGGACAAATTCAAATCGGTTTTTATAATAATATACCTTTTACTAAAAATTAA
- a CDS encoding VOC family protein, which produces MATVNVYLTFNGNCREAFDFYKSVFGGEYPYIGTFGEMPPQEGKEMSSEDKDKIMHVSLPISKETMLMGSDTGGEWSSSLKVGNNFSVSINADSKKEADKLFNGLSEGGNVTMPLEDTFWGAYFGMFTDKFDINWMVNYDDPAKMQQHP; this is translated from the coding sequence ATGGCAACAGTAAATGTTTATCTTACCTTCAACGGAAACTGCAGAGAAGCTTTCGATTTTTACAAATCGGTTTTCGGCGGCGAATATCCTTACATCGGAACTTTTGGAGAAATGCCTCCGCAGGAAGGAAAAGAAATGTCTTCTGAAGATAAAGACAAAATTATGCACGTCTCACTTCCGATTTCAAAAGAAACAATGTTGATGGGAAGTGATACTGGCGGAGAATGGTCTTCAAGCTTAAAGGTTGGAAATAATTTTTCAGTATCTATTAATGCAGATTCTAAAAAGGAAGCCGATAAACTTTTCAACGGACTATCTGAAGGTGGAAATGTTACAATGCCTCTTGAAGACACTTTCTGGGGAGCGTATTTCGGAATGTTTACCGATAAATTTGACATCAACTGGATGGTAAATTATGATGATCCTGCGAAAATGCAGCAACATCCATAA
- a CDS encoding VOC family protein, producing the protein MKLGVFSLSLSVKDLSKSKEFYEKLGFSAMGGGMENNYLIMKNGSTLIGLFQAMFDGNMLTFNPGWDENAQNLEEFDDVREIQKKLKESGVELDKTADETTSGPEHIFLKDPDGNMILIDQHR; encoded by the coding sequence ATGAAATTAGGTGTATTTTCGCTAAGTTTAAGTGTAAAAGACCTTTCTAAATCTAAAGAGTTTTACGAAAAACTAGGTTTCTCTGCGATGGGCGGAGGTATGGAAAATAATTATCTCATCATGAAAAACGGAAGTACGTTAATCGGTCTTTTTCAGGCAATGTTCGACGGGAATATGTTGACATTCAATCCGGGATGGGACGAGAATGCTCAGAATCTTGAGGAATTTGATGATGTAAGAGAAATTCAGAAAAAACTAAAAGAAAGTGGAGTAGAATTAGATAAAACCGCAGACGAAACCACATCCGGTCCGGAGCATATTTTCCTCAAAGATCCCGACGGAAACATGATTCTTATCGATCAGCATCGTTAA
- a CDS encoding DUF1569 domain-containing protein: protein MENVFDAKDAQNYINRINNLVEETHGLWGRMTVDQMLAHCCVSYEMVYEPEKHKKPGAIAKFILKTFVKPKVVGEKAYPHDSPTAPQFLIKERRNFEEEKKRLIGYIQKTQQLGASAFDGKESFSFGKLNSQEWNNMLAKHLNHHLSQFGV, encoded by the coding sequence ATGGAAAACGTATTTGACGCAAAAGATGCTCAGAATTATATCAATAGAATCAATAATCTTGTGGAAGAAACGCACGGTTTGTGGGGGAGAATGACGGTAGATCAGATGTTGGCACACTGTTGCGTGTCTTACGAAATGGTTTACGAACCCGAAAAACACAAAAAACCGGGAGCTATTGCCAAGTTTATTTTAAAAACTTTCGTAAAACCAAAAGTGGTGGGCGAAAAAGCATATCCGCATGATTCTCCTACTGCACCTCAGTTTTTAATAAAAGAAAGACGAAATTTTGAGGAGGAAAAAAAGAGACTGATCGGCTACATTCAAAAAACCCAGCAGTTGGGAGCTTCTGCTTTCGATGGTAAAGAATCTTTTTCTTTTGGAAAACTAAATTCTCAGGAATGGAATAATATGCTTGCTAAACATCTTAATCACCATCTGAGCCAGTTCGGAGTTTAA
- a CDS encoding alpha-2-macroglobulin family protein, which yields MQRFSKVLFLILFLSCFSNAFSQKYYDTQWKKIQENYEKGTYKSNLPVVLEIQKQAMKENNALQLIRSLKAEFSIVNQTIDDEKNDSASKFFAKLQTTEKNLKGDDLLLYKVLLSGFMFDYYNQHSWEINGRTNMNSQDVSQIETWSKLDFKNYLIQNFKELDQQNQAMNKISLLKYKDIFLNTEDISYFSTLQDWYSLKKVNFLSNNELFTKNELAENRVLINAIFDELIAKSTGNQKLYFMHQKLSENCIFNSCKDKLVQLQNLMKSNIEGDYKVLIGEEIINELITGNKEKEALQLVNSLKNQYPKSPFIQNIKNKETQIVNPLLSFKYEEQTQPNLPIHLVAEFKNVKEFSVNIYEVKDNLLPLMQYARNPYNDAYSKVKKTLVRKEVFQLNNPQDYQVHKTSIEMKALPPGIYVAEYEVSGSKPEQDSNHNFYFIVSNHKIIYHNINASNTLSNELKLISSENGQPITNENLTFYEFVENKALNKVVGKTNDKGVFKFPATNNKDYYRAILIQQPKTNDFQLMQMYGNNNREIYNPNKQTRTKAQIFTDRAIYRPGQTVYFKVINTKIDKEIESVVANFKQKITLKDANNQEVSVQDFTTNEFGSYHGSFSLPKGKLNGNFTISTDGNSNGYKYIKVEEYKRPKFEVTFDPVKDEYKYGQTIELKGKAMMFSGVALSNTNVNYEIKKQNIRWRYFPWYPNDNDNENSILGEVKTNEKGEFTIKLDLKKDEKIEGIQIDNYQINASATDINGETQTANTNLKVASVSHYIKADEIKNTFADDNIKVKVETKNYNDQNLKKSYQIKLSKLETPNRIFRDNFKTEVQNLPKFSKEEFISKFPHDLYDKNDKLENWNTSSVILNGTQKNEESLDLGKLEAGDYQLELYNIEGKDTIKTSQNFSVWDKKSLKPSQKTFLTVLEPKDEVSRGEKAKIYVYSSIPNALVNVFLQNGLGKTVTEVHQFKNGVLEYETEIPNDKNVTGLNIQFQLASFNDIQTETVDLNIKDTEQPLKIETVTFRDKIEPNSKEKWTVKVLGNDKEKINAEVLANMYDMSLDQFSVNTFNWQKLYRPYSFISSYAIRNGLEEKYFQSRMEYFDGKYVNIPQFNWFDGNIYFTDYSTQLETTTGMVSQEGVKAAAYTPPPPPPSAVAKRSALMVKAEVAADEMVEIIQNVVPEPAKAPRIDGDNVSDKNRETLGSVQVRQNLNETAFFYPDLKTDAEGNVNFEFTSPEALTKWKLMFLAHTKDARATTLEKEVVTQKEFSVTPNYPRFLREGDELNLQSKLSNLTNKKLNGSAQLQILDAFTNEDISEKFGLSTLTAVSGYNKEQAFSINENGNSALTWKIKVPNNVSSIILKIVAKAGKYSDGEQKAIPVLPNRMLVTDAVSIFVKEGETKTFVLDNLKNTNSTTISNVSNTLELTTNPIWEIMFALPSLKNDQNSSADVVFNKWFADVLASEIFKANPKLKTVFEEYQSKGLLTSNLEKNQELKQLLLEETPWVLESKNEQEQMAKLALLFDTNNMRNAINQDWDDFKKLQNPDGGFSWYQGYPSSYGTSLYILKNLGKINVWLKDNVKDYQSSEQKELIAKLIGYVDQEINKYTDVKKENVINNWTLDYLDTRNYWEKQYPLKGKGATLKSLVKQKAKKAKITDFTFFGLHRAALLMSDYGLKDVSDKLLNYLKETSVDSKTQGIYWKQNLDDWGWFSSKVVNHAGALEAFNKLKPNDQKFIEDMKIWLITQKEVNSWGSSRGTSEVIFTILNSGKSWTSAESDKATIIWGGKELKPETQATGYLKSAVKTDVLDKNLATVTVTKPGAGIVQGGLFWQYYEDLDKIKSSENYISLVKELYKKVKTVNGEELQKISPNTPLKVGDKVTVRMILNTDRAMEFIHIKDMRAAGFEPLNVLSGYQWNNSLGYYQSTKDASTNFYIQYMPKGKYVFEYDYVANASGKFSNGITTIQNYYAPQMNSHTKGSNVVIVE from the coding sequence ATGCAAAGATTTTCCAAGGTTTTGTTCCTGATCCTATTTTTATCGTGTTTTTCTAATGCTTTTAGTCAAAAGTATTACGATACGCAATGGAAAAAAATACAAGAAAACTACGAAAAAGGAACTTACAAATCAAATCTTCCGGTTGTTTTAGAAATTCAAAAACAAGCTATGAAAGAAAATAATGCGCTACAGTTGATTCGGTCTCTAAAAGCAGAATTCAGCATTGTAAACCAGACTATTGATGACGAGAAAAATGATTCGGCATCAAAGTTTTTTGCTAAACTACAAACTACAGAAAAGAATCTGAAAGGCGATGATCTTTTATTGTATAAGGTTTTGTTGTCTGGTTTCATGTTCGATTATTATAATCAGCATTCATGGGAAATCAATGGCAGAACCAATATGAATTCTCAAGATGTTTCTCAAATTGAAACATGGAGCAAGCTTGATTTTAAAAATTATTTAATTCAAAACTTTAAGGAGCTTGACCAACAAAATCAGGCGATGAACAAAATATCTTTGTTAAAATACAAAGATATTTTTTTGAATACAGAAGATATTTCTTATTTCTCTACTTTACAGGACTGGTATTCTCTGAAAAAAGTGAATTTTTTATCGAATAACGAATTATTTACAAAGAACGAACTTGCTGAGAACAGAGTTTTAATCAATGCGATTTTTGATGAATTAATTGCTAAAAGTACAGGCAACCAAAAGCTCTACTTCATGCATCAGAAACTGTCTGAAAATTGTATTTTCAATTCTTGTAAAGATAAATTGGTACAGCTTCAGAATCTGATGAAATCTAATATTGAAGGTGATTACAAAGTGCTTATTGGAGAAGAAATAATAAATGAATTAATTACAGGAAATAAAGAAAAAGAGGCACTTCAGCTTGTCAATTCTCTCAAAAATCAATATCCTAAATCGCCTTTCATTCAAAATATCAAGAATAAAGAAACTCAGATTGTTAATCCTTTATTAAGTTTCAAATATGAAGAGCAGACTCAGCCTAATCTTCCAATTCATTTGGTTGCTGAGTTTAAAAACGTGAAAGAATTTTCTGTGAATATCTATGAAGTGAAAGACAATCTTTTACCATTGATGCAATATGCAAGAAATCCTTATAATGATGCGTACTCAAAAGTTAAAAAAACGTTGGTAAGAAAAGAAGTTTTTCAGTTGAATAATCCCCAGGATTATCAGGTTCATAAAACTTCGATTGAAATGAAGGCGCTTCCTCCCGGAATTTATGTTGCAGAATATGAAGTTTCCGGTTCGAAACCTGAACAGGATAGTAATCATAACTTTTATTTTATAGTTTCAAATCATAAAATTATTTATCATAATATCAACGCAAGCAATACCCTTTCTAATGAATTGAAATTAATCAGCTCAGAAAACGGCCAGCCAATCACTAATGAAAATCTTACATTTTATGAATTTGTAGAAAATAAAGCATTAAATAAAGTTGTCGGTAAAACCAATGATAAAGGTGTTTTTAAATTTCCAGCGACCAATAATAAAGATTATTACAGAGCTATTTTAATCCAACAGCCGAAAACCAACGATTTTCAGTTGATGCAAATGTATGGCAACAATAATCGGGAAATATATAATCCCAACAAACAAACCCGTACTAAAGCTCAGATTTTTACGGACAGAGCAATTTACAGACCCGGACAAACCGTATATTTTAAGGTAATTAATACCAAAATAGATAAAGAAATAGAATCGGTTGTAGCAAATTTTAAACAGAAAATAACGTTGAAAGATGCCAATAATCAGGAAGTTTCGGTACAGGATTTCACAACCAATGAATTCGGTTCTTATCATGGAAGTTTTAGTTTGCCAAAAGGAAAGCTGAACGGAAATTTTACAATCTCAACTGATGGAAATTCTAATGGCTACAAATACATAAAGGTCGAAGAATACAAACGCCCAAAATTTGAAGTGACTTTTGATCCTGTAAAAGATGAATATAAATACGGTCAAACTATCGAGCTGAAAGGTAAAGCCATGATGTTTTCCGGCGTGGCTTTGAGTAATACGAACGTTAACTACGAAATCAAAAAACAAAACATCCGTTGGAGATATTTCCCTTGGTATCCGAATGATAATGATAACGAAAACTCGATTCTCGGCGAAGTAAAAACCAATGAAAAAGGAGAGTTTACCATAAAATTAGATCTTAAAAAAGATGAAAAAATAGAAGGAATTCAGATAGATAATTATCAAATTAACGCTTCTGCTACTGATATCAACGGCGAAACGCAAACTGCGAATACCAATTTGAAAGTGGCTTCGGTATCTCATTACATCAAAGCAGATGAGATTAAAAATACTTTTGCAGATGACAACATAAAAGTAAAAGTTGAAACCAAAAACTATAACGATCAAAATCTTAAAAAATCCTATCAGATAAAACTTTCAAAACTGGAAACTCCGAACAGGATTTTTAGAGATAACTTCAAAACAGAAGTTCAGAATTTGCCAAAATTTTCAAAAGAAGAGTTTATCAGCAAATTTCCGCATGATTTGTATGATAAAAATGATAAACTGGAAAACTGGAACACGTCTTCTGTCATTTTGAATGGAACACAAAAAAATGAAGAATCTCTAGATTTAGGGAAACTGGAAGCCGGAGATTATCAATTAGAATTATATAATATTGAAGGTAAAGACACGATAAAAACCTCGCAGAATTTCAGTGTTTGGGATAAAAAATCTTTAAAACCAAGTCAGAAAACTTTCTTAACGGTTTTAGAACCAAAAGATGAGGTTTCAAGAGGTGAAAAAGCGAAAATTTATGTTTATTCATCAATTCCAAATGCTTTGGTGAATGTTTTCCTGCAAAATGGTTTGGGAAAAACAGTTACCGAAGTTCATCAGTTTAAAAATGGAGTGCTCGAATATGAAACTGAAATTCCAAATGATAAAAATGTGACGGGTTTAAATATTCAGTTTCAGTTGGCTTCATTTAATGATATTCAGACAGAAACGGTTGATTTAAACATTAAAGATACAGAGCAGCCATTGAAAATAGAAACGGTAACATTTAGAGATAAAATAGAACCTAATTCTAAAGAAAAATGGACAGTGAAGGTTTTAGGAAATGATAAAGAAAAGATAAATGCTGAGGTTCTGGCCAATATGTACGATATGTCCTTGGATCAGTTTTCTGTGAATACTTTCAACTGGCAAAAACTCTACAGGCCTTATTCATTTATATCTTCTTACGCAATTCGTAACGGTCTTGAAGAAAAATATTTTCAAAGCAGAATGGAGTATTTTGATGGGAAATATGTAAATATTCCTCAGTTTAATTGGTTTGATGGTAATATTTACTTCACAGATTACAGCACACAATTGGAAACCACAACGGGAATGGTCAGTCAGGAAGGTGTAAAAGCAGCTGCATATACTCCGCCACCTCCACCACCAAGCGCAGTTGCAAAAAGAAGTGCTTTAATGGTGAAGGCAGAAGTTGCAGCTGATGAAATGGTGGAAATTATTCAGAATGTTGTTCCTGAACCTGCAAAAGCTCCGAGAATTGATGGAGATAATGTTTCAGATAAAAATCGAGAAACTTTAGGAAGCGTTCAGGTTCGTCAAAACTTAAACGAAACTGCATTCTTCTATCCTGATTTAAAAACCGATGCAGAAGGAAATGTCAACTTCGAATTCACCTCTCCTGAAGCTCTTACAAAATGGAAATTGATGTTCCTGGCTCATACAAAAGATGCAAGAGCAACAACATTGGAAAAAGAAGTGGTGACGCAGAAAGAGTTTTCTGTTACCCCAAATTACCCAAGATTTTTGAGAGAAGGCGATGAATTGAATCTTCAGTCAAAACTATCAAACTTAACAAACAAAAAATTGAATGGTTCTGCGCAACTGCAGATTTTGGATGCATTTACCAACGAAGATATTTCAGAGAAATTTGGGTTGAGTACTTTGACGGCAGTTTCCGGTTACAATAAGGAGCAAGCTTTTTCGATAAACGAAAACGGAAACTCTGCACTAACCTGGAAAATAAAAGTGCCGAATAATGTTTCATCAATCATTTTAAAAATAGTAGCAAAAGCCGGAAAATATTCTGATGGTGAGCAAAAAGCAATTCCGGTTTTACCAAACAGAATGTTGGTGACCGATGCGGTTTCGATCTTTGTGAAAGAAGGCGAAACGAAAACTTTTGTTTTAGACAATCTTAAAAATACAAACTCGACAACCATTTCTAATGTTTCAAATACTTTAGAATTGACAACCAATCCGATTTGGGAAATTATGTTTGCGCTTCCAAGTCTGAAAAATGACCAGAATAGTTCTGCAGATGTAGTCTTTAATAAATGGTTTGCGGATGTTTTGGCTTCTGAAATTTTTAAAGCAAATCCGAAACTGAAAACAGTTTTTGAAGAATATCAAAGCAAAGGGTTATTAACTTCAAATCTTGAGAAAAATCAGGAACTGAAACAATTGTTGCTTGAAGAAACTCCTTGGGTTTTGGAAAGTAAAAACGAACAGGAACAGATGGCAAAATTGGCATTGTTGTTTGACACGAATAATATGCGAAATGCGATCAATCAGGATTGGGATGATTTCAAAAAACTGCAAAATCCGGATGGTGGTTTCTCTTGGTATCAAGGGTATCCGAGTTCGTACGGAACGTCTCTTTATATTCTTAAAAATTTAGGGAAAATAAACGTTTGGCTAAAAGATAATGTGAAAGACTATCAATCTTCTGAACAGAAAGAATTGATAGCAAAACTGATTGGTTATGTTGATCAAGAAATCAATAAATACACTGATGTTAAAAAAGAAAATGTAATCAATAACTGGACTTTAGATTATCTTGATACCCGAAATTATTGGGAAAAACAATATCCTTTAAAAGGAAAAGGAGCAACGCTAAAATCATTAGTAAAACAAAAAGCCAAAAAAGCAAAAATTACCGATTTTACATTCTTCGGATTGCATCGTGCAGCTTTATTGATGAGCGATTATGGCTTAAAAGATGTTTCGGATAAATTATTAAATTACTTAAAAGAAACTTCAGTCGATTCTAAAACTCAGGGAATTTATTGGAAGCAAAACCTTGATGATTGGGGTTGGTTCAGTTCAAAAGTTGTTAATCATGCAGGAGCTTTGGAAGCTTTTAATAAACTAAAACCAAACGATCAGAAATTCATCGAGGATATGAAAATCTGGTTGATTACTCAGAAAGAAGTCAATTCTTGGGGAAGCTCAAGAGGAACTTCAGAAGTGATTTTCACGATTTTAAATTCAGGAAAATCTTGGACTTCAGCAGAAAGCGATAAAGCAACAATTATTTGGGGCGGAAAAGAACTGAAACCGGAAACTCAAGCAACAGGTTATTTGAAATCTGCTGTAAAAACAGATGTTTTAGATAAGAATTTAGCGACCGTTACCGTTACAAAACCAGGTGCAGGAATTGTGCAGGGAGGTTTATTCTGGCAATATTATGAAGATTTAGATAAAATAAAATCTTCCGAAAATTATATCTCTCTTGTAAAAGAACTGTATAAAAAAGTAAAAACAGTAAACGGTGAAGAATTACAGAAAATTTCTCCCAATACTCCGCTTAAAGTCGGCGATAAAGTAACGGTAAGAATGATTTTGAATACAGATCGTGCAATGGAATTTATTCATATAAAAGATATGCGTGCTGCAGGTTTTGAGCCATTGAATGTGCTTTCCGGTTATCAGTGGAATAATAGTCTGGGATATTACCAATCGACGAAAGATGCGTCTACAAACTTCTATATTCAGTATATGCCAAAAGGAAAATATGTGTTCGAATATGATTATGTAGCCAATGCATCAGGGAAATTTTCTAACGGAATTACCACTATTCAAAACTACTATGCGCCGCAGATGAATTCGCATACAAAAGGCAGCAATGTAGTAATTGTGGAATAA